CAAAAAATTCTGCGGCACCGCCGTCAAAAAAGCCCTGCAAAATCGCCTGTGCCGCCACTTGGTCAAGCACCTGCTTCTGCTTCCTTCCGAACACCTGCGCCTCGGCCAACAAGCTTTCCGCGTACAGCGACGACATCCGCTCGTCCACCCAAAACACGGGCAAACCGAAACGCCCGTTTAAACGCCGACCGAACTTTCTGCTCAAGCGCGTCAGCTCATGTTCCGCTCCGTCGGCATGAACCGGCAGGCCGACCACCAGCTGTACCGGCTGCCATTCCTTAATCAGCTTGGCAATCGCTTCAAACTTGACGTCATTACCTTCACCTGAAACCGTCGCCAACGGGTGGGTAATCCCCAATTCGCCGTCTCCCTGCGCCACGCCGATACGCGCTTCGCCGAAATCAAATGCCAGCGTTGTTCCTTTCAACGGCTCAAGCATGGCCTGCCTCACGCATCAGGCTTTCCGAGCCGACGCCCAGTTTCGCCAACGCCGCACCGTATTTCTTGGCATACGGCAAATCAAACACAATGTATTCGTCCGCCGGCACGGTCAGCCAGGTATTTTCGCCCAATTCGCGCTCCAGCTGCCCTGCGGTCCAGCTGGCATAGCCGATACTGATCATGGCTTTGTCCACCGTTTCTCCGTTGGCCAAACTCTCGATGATGTCGCGCGAAGTCGTCAAAGCCGTATTGTCGTTTACCACCAAGCTGCTTTGCCAATTGCCGACGGGACGGTGTAAAACATATCCTCTGTCGAGCTGAACCGGACCGCCTATCATCACCGGATCATCTTCAAACCGCTCCGGCAGGTTCACATCTACCGCACCGAACACCACACCCATTTTCAAAGGCGACGGCTTATTGATCACAAGGCCGACTGCACCGTCGGCATTATGCTCGCAAATATAAACTACGCTTTTCTCGAAAAAAGGATCGTCTACATCAGGCATGGCCAGCAATAAATGGTTTGTCAAATCCATATAAACAGTCTCTTAACCAATCCAACACAATCAAACCGCAGACCAAACGTCCCGGCAGTCCAGGCTTTAACGGTTGCAAAAATTCCAAAGCAATATCTAATTTTACCCTGCTTCCGGCCTTTCCCATAGACAATCCGTCAAAAATAAAGCACCCCCGCACTTAATTAATCAGGTAAGTAACAAGAAACATGTTGATTTTAAAAGAACAAGTCCGTTATTTTCAGACAGCCGCCCAATCCAGTATAATCCGCTTTACTGTTCCCTATTAAAAACACCTTGAAATGATACCTTTAAAGCCACTGCTGATAACCCTCCTGCTCGGCCTCGCCCATACCGCGGCCGCCAATCCCGGCAATTCAGCCGAAATTTCCGACGACTTGAAGGAAATCAAACAAGCCATCCAATCCGCACAAAACGATCTGCAGCAAAAACAAAGCGCGCAGAAAAGCACGCGCGCCAACCTCAACCGTACACAATCCGCCCTCAAGCAGGCAAAACAAGAACTCGACAATATCAACCGCCGCCAACGCGACGCTTGGGCCAAACTGCAAAAACTGCAAAACGAATTAGGCCGTCTGAAAACCGAAACCGCCGCCACCAAAGCCCAAATCGCACGCTTATTGGCAGGCAACTATAAAAACCGCCAACCCAACGCCGTTATGCTGTTTTTAAAAAATGCCGAGCCCGGACAAAAAAACCGCTATCTCGAATACAGCCGCCACATCAACGCGGCCAATGAAAAAGTCATCAACAGCCTGATTCAGCAGCAAGAAGAGCTGGACAGACAGGAAAAAGCCATTGATGCCGAACTAGCGCGCCTCAACCAAATCAAACAACAAAAACAAGCGGCCTTGAAAAAACTCGGTCAAGCCAATTCGTCAGCCTTAGCCGAAAGCAACCGTCTTTCCGCACAAATCGACAAACAAACGCGCCAGCTTGCCAACCTGCGCGAAAACGAACAAAAACTAAACCGCCTACTGGCTGAAATTGCCCGCAAAAACGAAGAAAAACGCAAAAAAGCCGCCATCGAACGTAAAAAAGCAGCGGAAGCCCGCCTGGCCGCAGCCAAAGCACAAAAAGAATCCGGCAAAAAAACCAACAAAAACGAAGCCCGTAAACAAGACAAACCCACCAAACAGACCGCCACGGCACAACGCCGTCCGAAATCCACACTGACCGCCGAAGACATGGCCCTGCAAGCACCTTCTGCCGACACCCAAAACAGAAACAGTTTCGGCAATATGCAAGGCCGTCTGAAACGTCCGGTCGGCGGCAGCATTACCGGCAGGTTCGGCCAACCCCGCCCAAGCGGCGGCACTTGGCGCGGCACATTCTTTTCTACCGCGCCCACCGGCGTACGCAGCATCGCAGACGGCAACGTTGCCTACACCACCCATTTGGGCGGCTACGGCAACGTGGTCATCATTGATCACGGCGATACTTACATGAGCGTTTACGCAGGGCTGAACAGCATCAACGTCAGCAACGGCAGCCGCGTCAAAGCCGGCCAAACACTCGGCACCAGCGGCAGCCTGCCCGGCGGCGAACAAGGCCTGTATCTCGAAATCCGTTACCGCAACCAAGCACTCAACCCCTTGTCTTGGATACTGTAACCGTTTTTCAGACGGCCCCCAGCCTTAAAACGCACGACATTAACACTTTTTTAAACAGGCAGCCTTGCCCGTACCGCACAAATCACATAAAGTTGGACAAAATCAAAATCAGAGCGGCACGCATCTGAAACCTAGAAAGAGAAAGCAGACACAATGGCAAACTCCACTTTGAAAAAAATCGCCCTTTACACATTAGGCGCATTCAGCGGAATCGTCCTTACCGTAAGCGTTCAGAGTTACGCATCAAACAAGAGCGGCAATGAAGCCCTGCCCGTGCAGTCCATCCGCACCATGGCCGAAGTTTACGGGCAAATCAAAGCCAACTATTACCAAGACAAAGCAGACACAGAGTTGCTTGAAGGCGCAATGAAAGGCATGGTCAGCGGCTTGGATCCCCATTCCGAATACATGACCAAAAAAGACTATGCCGACCTGAAAGAATCCACCAGCGGCGAATTCGGCGGCCTGGGCATGGAAATCGGCTCCGA
Above is a genomic segment from Neisseria weaveri containing:
- a CDS encoding murein hydrolase activator EnvC family protein — its product is MIPLKPLLITLLLGLAHTAAANPGNSAEISDDLKEIKQAIQSAQNDLQQKQSAQKSTRANLNRTQSALKQAKQELDNINRRQRDAWAKLQKLQNELGRLKTETAATKAQIARLLAGNYKNRQPNAVMLFLKNAEPGQKNRYLEYSRHINAANEKVINSLIQQQEELDRQEKAIDAELARLNQIKQQKQAALKKLGQANSSALAESNRLSAQIDKQTRQLANLRENEQKLNRLLAEIARKNEEKRKKAAIERKKAAEARLAAAKAQKESGKKTNKNEARKQDKPTKQTATAQRRPKSTLTAEDMALQAPSADTQNRNSFGNMQGRLKRPVGGSITGRFGQPRPSGGTWRGTFFSTAPTGVRSIADGNVAYTTHLGGYGNVVIIDHGDTYMSVYAGLNSINVSNGSRVKAGQTLGTSGSLPGGEQGLYLEIRYRNQALNPLSWIL
- the ruvX gene encoding Holliday junction resolvase RuvX; the encoded protein is MLEPLKGTTLAFDFGEARIGVAQGDGELGITHPLATVSGEGNDVKFEAIAKLIKEWQPVQLVVGLPVHADGAEHELTRLSRKFGRRLNGRFGLPVFWVDERMSSLYAESLLAEAQVFGRKQKQVLDQVAAQAILQGFFDGGAAEFFDGKQEK
- a CDS encoding YqgE/AlgH family protein, producing the protein MDLTNHLLLAMPDVDDPFFEKSVVYICEHNADGAVGLVINKPSPLKMGVVFGAVDVNLPERFEDDPVMIGGPVQLDRGYVLHRPVGNWQSSLVVNDNTALTTSRDIIESLANGETVDKAMISIGYASWTAGQLERELGENTWLTVPADEYIVFDLPYAKKYGAALAKLGVGSESLMREAGHA